The DNA window AGATTAAACGTCCACAGTAATCAGATTACATCCACACAGTAATCAGATTACATCCATAGAATAATAAGTTTATATTCACAcagtaatcattttatttgGAATGTTTATCGTTACAATAATAAATCGATTCTTCACTTTGTGTCTAATGCTGAAGGATTCAAAGTTGGAATAAAAAGttagaatataataataatgacagtaTTATCATCTTATTATAACCAATGACTTGCAGCTTGCAACtataattttatcatttcatgTTTTACCTCACAGGGCCGCTGTTTTCCCATGGTGCAAAGGGTTTAGCAACATCCTCCTTTGCTCCGCCCTCTGACCTGTGGATACAAGGTGCGTTGGAGATGGCCTCGGTCTGACTCCGGCTGCAGGGGTggagtttaaaaacacagacgtCAAGTGGAAAGCAGTTCGTCTCCAATGAGCCAATCACAACACGATCACATGACCACAGGACATCGCTCTCTCACCTGTGAACAGCAGGTGGTGCCGTCTGTGTCATCACTGGATCGCTGCTCTTACTCTCTTGTGTGTGATTGGCTGGAAATTTAGTAAATCTATCTTTGTATACAACTTTATTAAAACTCAAATCACGaaagtaaataattacattttgctaaaacaacagtaaaacgAAGTGAACGTACGGTGGAGCCTCAAACAGAGATCTTTAGTTGTTGTTTGGTCGCGGACACTTTTGTTTGTCAGCTCGCCGACGTTCAGCCGGGGAGAAGCCAGAGTGGGCGAACAAGCAATGCTgcacagaaaagagagagagaaagagaacagaaCGTTTGATCGACgttcatttaaataataacGACAACGAAGTGATAAATCAAAAAttacatcttttgttttttgttttttttgattaaaaaagaaaaaagataaaatgatttatttttatttttactttatcaaaacaatttttttttttaatcgttaAAATAacagttgtgtttttacctcttgtgtctcagtttgtgtgtcgAACGATTTGACTCCGACATCCTGAGGAAACACAATTAATATATcagtttctgtgagtgtgtgtgtgtgagtgtgtgtgtgtttgtgtgtgtgtgtgtgtgtgtgtgtgtgtgtgtgttttcatgttgtcacCTGAAGAAAACATGATGCTCAACACAACATCTCCACAAACGTTTACAGTCGGATTCATCTGATGTATGAAAGAAGAACGACGTCTCTGAaccctgtaacacacacacacacacacacacacgcacacacactcacgcacacacacacacacacacacacaccatgtttcTTTGTTGAGGTTTGTTCAGTTGTCTCCATGTGTGTGAACAATAAAGTTTATTAGCATCAATAtgatcatgacatcatcaggcaGTAGTATGactagcattagcattagcattagttAGCCAATAGGAACTCACGTTTTTTCCAACGACTCGGAGCTCAAACgttttatttttgaagtgaAGTTTGTTGATTCGCTGCCTGAGGAGAAGAGTCACATGACAGGTCACATGACCGCAGCACGAGAAACACCTTGTTACCGAGACGTTATTTATGATCGATATAACAACAGTGAATTCAAATGGCTGACGTATGGAAGATGTCGATCACAGATGTTCGTGAGGTCTCACTCCTACCAGAAATATTTTCCCACTAGCACTTTATTCTTATAGATGACCACGCCCACCGGAGTTGGACCCAGGAAGTACTCCGACTGGTTCTCGCCCTGGCAAAGCATCATGGGAGTGAAGACGGATCAGtaattacacaaaactaaataaatattaataataagttGAGTCGACAATTCAACTCTTGATATTTGTTACTCATTCGTCGTCATAGCAACAGATCATTGATTACAGTGTTATCGAGAAATATGATGAACAAACGTGTCGATGgacaaactgacagaaaaatatttcatgGATCAACAGAGATTGATGAATGATCCATTTGTTATCAATGAATTTGTCACTGAACATTTGACGgatgaatgtgtgaaaaatgaaagatgTTGGTTTCTTCTGCACTGATCATTAATAAGTTGTTAATCACTTGTAACTGATCAGTGCAGTGACTGTTAGTAAtcagtgatgatgatttattATGGATTATTAATGACTGATATGTGATTATTGATCTTACATAGGCATTGAACAGAGAGACACCGTACATCgtcagagagctgcagagagacaggaacAGATTCTGAGCCTGAGGACGAGAGACACCGCtgcacagtgagagagagagagagagagagagaatgtttgTCTTCTTTAAAATTTGtgactttgtttattttgaaaggttatTTCTGCATTTCCTGTCTACCTGAGTGACTTGTAGATTCTTTGCACTTCCTGGTTTTCACCtaactcctcttcctcagtgacatcacctCGATCAGCTGACgtgaaaaacaagaagaaataaaactatttcactgaaaacatttcaaaaacaaatagtTGAAATATATTTGACCAAAATTCATTGttgttaaagtaaaaacaaacatagacTTTGCTCAGATCAGTGATTAATCGATTGCAGCTGAATGATTGATTCCTATTAAAAGTCAGAACTGACCCTGCAGCATCAGAGCAGAGAGCCGGGGTCTGAGGTGGGCGGGGCACAGAAGACGACCTCGACAGATGTCCTGACGAAGCTGCAGGTAAAACTGACGCCTGAAACGAAAGAGAAGAATTTATCGACAAGAAAAAAAcgacaaaataataataataatgataattattacactgtttgttttgtatatttcGTACAAAGAAACTGGTGAAGctgaatttaaaacatttaaaaactcaagaggATTAAAACTCTAAATAATTGATCCGATATTAAAAACTGCAGGaacaaaactaaacaaagacaaacaggaaacagtttgttTAAAACAGTCAATATGTTCAATCTCACCTCGTTTCCTCTTTGAGCTTTGACGGATTTTCAGCGTAAAACTtgacaccaaaataaaaaatgtatggtGGCCCCACTGAGATAAAACAATGAGAAATATATAACTTTAAACCAAATGATGACAGTTTTTAACAAAACGGCATCattcttaaaataaaatcaatttaatttaagtaTTAATGATTCAAAATTattaataacataatataaaaaCTTACTGAGGCCTCGATGTCGTGAGAGAGTTTTCAAGGGATCCAACCAGCgctgaataaaaataatgacattaaacTGAGTGAAATGTCGAAGGACgataatgctaatgctaatgttcAGACTCCACGTTTTCTCACCGTCTGTGTTTTGTCGTCACAGAATCTCAAACCGAAGAATTCCACTTCCACGACGTTCAGGTGAGAAAACACGTGCTGCAAGATGGCCGCCGCCTTCGAGGATCTCTgggattaaaaaacatttcacatcagGGTTTggacaaagagacagatgagcaatatttaaaatataatataataaagtataataaaataatatagtgAAAGTTCTCACTCACCTTTATGCCTTGTTCTGTCATCAGTGTGATCTTTGTATCATCCAATAGGAGGATTTCTCCATAAAATTCCTGGTTACCACGGAAACAGGCCATCTTTAAGACCACAGCGTTCGCAGAGATGAACCAATCACGAGCTGAGTTAGAgtttaatctgttttttaacaacgtttactttttaaatgaaaaactgtaaaaatgtcactaactctctctctctctctctctccttctctctctaatcACTTCCCTCCCcgtgtttttctcttctcttccttttcttcgtctttctgtctctcccttctAGCTCTGTTGTcgtgttgccatggtgacgcCCTCCGCCTCTCTATAGGTTGTTTAATCGttttgttgccatggagacgaagccccctcctctctcatttagtcatttgttttgttttgtttcataataATCAGCTGTTTCATATATAGAATAATTGAAAATATACAAACTGACAAATACATAAACTGATAAATATGTAAACCTTCTGTatataaacagaaatatataaagagaaaatatataaactgaTGAATtcataaactgaaaaatatgtAAACTGATAAATAtgtaaactgaaaatatataaacttaaaaatgtataaagtttaaaaatatcaaattttaATATATAAGCTAATCACTAATTAAAGcttaaataaatcaacagaaaaataagaaaacttgaaaatacacactgaaaaatatataaactgaaaaataacagaaaaacagtttgtaaatattttatgtttattttttacagctTATCAAAATGTTGATGTTGACATGTTTAGAAACACAAtcgatcaataatcaataagtAGAAACATGTGAAATTATTATCCAGTGATTTCTCCTTCACAAATAAAAGTCAGTTACAGCGACAGGATGTTCTGTCTTCACCTTCAAAATAAGTAATGCACACATTTTCAAgtctttcagaataaaagcacaaatCCCACAACTTCCTGAACTCCCccaataaattaaatatgattacagtcttcaaagtaaaagctttcCTCTTTCtagtcaaaataaaagccctacTCAACATAAGCATATCTTCACTAAAAGAAAATcttaaaaattaattaaattaattaaatttaatatattaaatattaattcaagttcaaaataacatcattatagctttaaaatgtatatgaactgtatttatatgtatattaatgcttatatatataacaataacaattcaCAGatcaattatattttataattatatttatttattcataaatagAAATTTAATTACTGACAATATGAAAATTAACAAAAAAGACTAAAAGCTAAAAACTAATAATTTCTTTACTGAGACAGATCACTCAGGCTCCGATTGGTGGAGAGGAAATTTCCCATGAAGCTCGGGACCTGCAGGCCTGTTGCTATGGTGATACCTCCGCACCAAACCTGCAACACAGTTTAAATTCTGTTAATATTACAGAAGTGAAGGCAGAGACAGTGAAGTACGACTGCAGTAATAATACTACAGTAATAATACTATTATTAGTATTACTCACAGTGAAGGCAGGGACGAGAGGCTGACTGAACTTTGTTTTGAAGGAATGAAGAAGACGAAGTCGGTCAACGTCAATAAACGATAAATCACCTGAAACGCAGATCGAAGAGAGAATCATGAAACACAGATCCGAAGCTCAACTTAGCAAAacagtgacatttttaaaacctgaaaataaatgtatgaattaaattaaatctaaaaCAATAAATTCAGTATTTTCTTCGTACCGTTGTCGTAGTTGCAGTAGATTCCAATTCGTTGAGGCAGCGGCCACTCCAGCGCCTTTGCTCGGTTGTTATGTTTGGCAGCAAGCGAGGTTTGCAGCCATTGGCTGGCGTGAAGACACCAAGAGCCAGCACTCTTACCTAATTGGTCAAAGCGGCCAAGGCTGGCCTGATATGCCACACCCACACTGAACGACTTCCAGTCAGCCAGGGGGCGGAGCTCCCAGTAGTGGCAGCCTTCGGTCATCTCCTGGTCACCTTGGAAACAGATTAACAACGAACATtgaaagttgaaatatttgacaAAAATTACAGAGCGAAGATATTTAGAAatctaaaacattttcaaagtaaaggccatgagtgttttctgttctgttcaaaataaaagtctgctgaaagatgaaaataattgtCAATACTattaaaacaggaagaaaagacTATTTTCATCTCTAATTAAAATCCTCACACAATAATAATTCTATTCTATTGATATTTTGTGATATAATACTGTGTCAGAGCATTTTACCCAGAACTGTGTACGACTCTCCAGCAAATCTGTCCCGGCCAGCGCGACTTCCTGCCGTCTTATTGGGGGAGGGTGTCGCGCATCTGCTGCtataaagtaaaatgaaataaaataaaattaattaattaacattGAGCTCAGAAACGTTTTACGTTCCAGagtagaaatgaaaaaacagtGGTGTGAAAAAGCCAATGAGGTCGTGTCCAAGCGAtgatgcagcagagaaaaaacacaatcacacacaaacactgtaaacattTGACTAATGAGAAAACTGGAACTAAAATAGTTTCACCTGAATAAAACGTATTGTCATAAACTAAATGGAATGTTTAATGAAAACACCATAAtaatgtttattcatgtttatcaATGTAAAATTAAGAATtcaaacaaaatatacaaaaatagaaataaaatgcgAACTACATACATTTTGATCAAATgctaaaataaatgtgatgtcagcagtgatgtcagcaGTGATGTGATTGGCTGCATGAAAGGAGAGATGGTGGATGAAGAAGGTGATTGGTGAAACAGTGGTTGCTAAGCAACCGGTCAACCGACAACAGTTTCTACCTGAGCGAGTCGGAGGAGACGAAGTACGGAGACTGAAGAAGGACAAAAATATtaatcacacaaataaacagcaacaaaaatattttttttctaggtttttttttccttcagtttcTAAATTTTGGTCTTTTTGGTGTTTGTTGTAAAACTCGTTCACTTTGAGTTTGTTTCCTTGTTGATGTAACAAACTGGTTTTTTCGGTGTCGACTGCAGTAAACATCCcctctgatgacatcatcagtgactCGTTTCCTCACCTGCTTTTAGTCTCTTTGACTCTGAGTCGGGGGTCGTGACCTTTGACTCCTTGAGGCTCCCAGGTCACCGTGTCACCATGAACCTTCAACTCAGCGTGAGCTGTCGACGCTTCGAAGCCAAAATTATACgctgaaatgaaatataaaatcttAAGTAATCTTTTCACTCATCCTTtattcatccatcaatccattcaTTCACCTCTGGTTTCCAAGGTGACAGAGTCAGAAAACTCTCcggcagccattttgttttttgctcGAACTCGAATGACAACAAAGCGGGAATCGAACTTCAgacctgaaaaaaaagaaaacgtgttTGTTAAAATCAAACAATTTTTTATAATCAATTAACATCAAATACATTCCGCGTAAATACGTTCAAGTGTAAATAAGCTgacatgttagcatgctaatataTGCTAACTAGCAGATAACTGATGCTGTCACTAGCTCACCTGAGATGGTGAACTGAgactctgtgatgtcacagatttTTTCCCAGCATCCTTCTCCTGCCGCTTTCAGCGAGCTgtcatggtttgttttttgataTTCCAGGTCGAAGCATTTGATTGGTCCGCTGACGCTGTCACCGTCACCATCACCTGCCGGTCGCCAGGCGACAGTGATGTTATTGTCACCGATGATGCAGCCGGAGATGTCGATCTCTGGAGGTTTGGGAACTGTGACAAGTACAGGAAGTAAAATGATCATGAAAACTGCATGTTCCGCGTTTAAGGTTTAAACTTCctgtgactgaaaacagctgtgaaTTATAGGTCATCcagtttccatgacaactgagcAAGCTCCACCTACAGATGAACACGATCATCATCTGTGAATCACTCACCTGGCAGGAAGTGAAGTCGTTGAAGCCCCTCCCTCTCTGGACTAAAGTCCACGGTGAATTTCGCCATGTTCCCCGAAACCGCCGGACGGGTTGTCAGCCGAAATGCCGGAGCCATCGTTACCCTGACGACAGGAGGGTGCAGGGTCCCAGGGGATTGGTTTTAGGGGTTTGGGGGCGGGATTATGAGGTTAAGGGGCGGGGTTTTTTAGCAAATTATCCGAGAGCTGTGATTCATTGTTATTAATTTTGATTTgttagtaaaaataaatgttaagaagaaacacaaatgaattaGAAATGACGAAAGAAAACTGAtaaattaattgttttaatcatatttatatgtagatataaatatacacatatatgtacatgtgtgtatatttatatatatttatacacaataTGTGTTCAGTTCCTTGTGTGAAACAAATGGAATCCCTGAAGAGTCACAGCCAAAACTATTTGAGGATCACTTTTTCATTATCTGGTGATACCATTGTGCTCTCTTACAATAGTTTCCTGTTCCCATCATGCAATGAGGTTCAAACAGAACAATCCAGCTTCTGTTGTATGTAAAAATAACCCTCATGAAACTTCTGGCTGTGACTCTTCAGAATCACCACGTTGtctttcatttatattcatgtcaaaataaatgaaaacctcttcaagataaaatatattaagaGTGAACGAACctttctttgatttgttttgcagcctgaaaataaaacacaagaaagaaacgttaaatatttatgatatgattattttttgttttttaattgattgatttgatttattatttctcaCTTTTAGAAATTCTTCTTCGGTGGTAATGGTCAGTGTTTCATTTGCAAACTCAAGGAGCTCTTCACACGACAGAAGTGCGAACTTTCCCTCCGTCAGTTgcttctgaaaaacaaacagaataaaaactaaaaaaaattaCACCAAAAACAACCATTTTCTAATGATTATGACGTCATACAGagaaaactacaaaaataatttacaacGTTTCTAAAAATTATTCTCAACCTGAAGCTCCGCCTCCTTCCTGTGCCTCTCCTCTTTGATCGCATCACGGAGCTCCTCCCCCTTCTCGTTGAGGGCGGAGTGGAGTTGCTCAAGCTCCGCCTCTAGGTCTGACGTCACCTTGCATGACTCCTCCTGTTTGGACaaagtttatttaatgtttattaatgtTCATTTTTACCGAACTCTCTGAGCCAATCAGCTTCTGACCTGCAGTCCTGTCAGAGTGTTGTCGACTGTTTCCAGGAAGTTGTGGAGCTCTTTATTCTTATTGGCTAACGTGCTGATGATCCTGCGCAGAGCTTCCTGtttatcaaaaaacaaaaacatcgtTAAAATCGTTaa is part of the Paralichthys olivaceus isolate ysfri-2021 chromosome 18, ASM2471397v2, whole genome shotgun sequence genome and encodes:
- the epb41l4a gene encoding band 4.1-like protein 4 isoform X1 is translated as MACFRGNQEFYGEILLLDDTKITLMTEQGIKRSSKAAAILQHVFSHLNVVEVEFFGLRFCDDKTQTRWLDPLKTLSRHRGLMGPPYIFYFGVKFYAENPSKLKEETRRQFYLQLRQDICRGRLLCPAHLRPRLSALMLQADRGDVTEEEELGENQEVQRIYKSLSGVSRPQAQNLFLSLCSSLTMYGVSLFNAYGENQSEYFLGPTPVGVVIYKNKVLVGKYFWQRINKLHFKNKTFELRVVGKNGSETSFFFHTSDESDCKRLWRCCVEHHVFFRMSESNRSTHKLRHKSIACSPTLASPRLNVGELTNKSVRDQTTTKDLCLRLHPNHTQESKSSDPVMTQTAPPAVHSRSQTEAISNAPCIHRSEGGAKEDVAKPFAPWENSGPVRGLFNPKFPANTKEDPDGERRQWRSRSLDGDQPIRQQRRRRSRSRGNTSSGSESETIRSNERRRRRKNRQSPDVVIWQHIQKQLVDPNTLPNRQSEEIPYMEVRVSGEPIRVRHSPRRRRHRRCTSASDFLSKTELVPPLPVTKTTGTLCQLPISP
- the epb41l4a gene encoding band 4.1-like protein 4 isoform X2, which gives rise to MACFRGNQEFYGEILLLDDTKITLMTEQGIKRSSKAAAILQHVFSHLNVVEVEFFGLRFCDDKTQTRWLDPLKTLSRHRGLMGPPYIFYFGVKFYAENPSKLKEETRRQFYLQLRQDICRGRLLCPAHLRPRLSALMLQADRGDVTEEEELGENQEVQRIYKSLSGVSRPQAQNLFLSLCSSLTMYGVSLFNAYGENQSEYFLGPTPVGVVIYKNKVLVGKYFWQRINKLHFKNKTFELRVVGKNGSETSFFFHTSDESDCKRLWRCCVEHHVFFRMSESNRSTHKLRHKSIACSPTLASPRLNVGELTNKSVRDQTTTKDLCLRLHPNHTQESKSSDPVMTQTAPPAVHRSEGGAKEDVAKPFAPWENSGPVRGLFNPKFPANTKEDPDGERRQWRSRSLDGDQPIRQQRRRRSRSRGNTSSGSESETIRSNERRRRRKNRQSPDVVIWQHIQKQLVDPNTLPNRQSEEIPYMEVRVSGEPIRVRHSPRRRRHRRCTSASDFLSKTELVPPLPVTKTTGTLCQLPISP
- the fsd1l gene encoding FSD1-like protein isoform X1 — its product is METQKEALRRIISTLANKNKELHNFLETVDNTLTGLQEESCKVTSDLEAELEQLHSALNEKGEELRDAIKEERHRKEAELQKQLTEGKFALLSCEELLEFANETLTITTEEEFLKAAKQIKERVTMAPAFRLTTRPAVSGNMAKFTVDFSPEREGLQRLHFLPVPKPPEIDISGCIIGDNNITVAWRPAGDGDGDSVSGPIKCFDLEYQKTNHDSSLKAAGEGCWEKICDITESQFTISGLKFDSRFVVIRVRAKNKMAAGEFSDSVTLETRAYNFGFEASTAHAELKVHGDTVTWEPQGVKGHDPRLRVKETKSSSRCATPSPNKTAGSRAGRDRFAGESYTVLGDQEMTEGCHYWELRPLADWKSFSVGVAYQASLGRFDQLGKSAGSWCLHASQWLQTSLAAKHNNRAKALEWPLPQRIGIYCNYDNGDLSFIDVDRLRLLHSFKTKFSQPLVPAFTVWCGGITIATGLQVPSFMGNFLSTNRSLSDLSQ
- the fsd1l gene encoding FSD1-like protein isoform X2, whose translation is METQKEALRRIISTLANKNKELHNFLETVDNTLTGLQEESCKVTSDLEAELEQLHSALNEKGEELRDAIKEERHRKEAELQKQLTEGKFALLSCEELLEFANETLTITTEEEFLKAAKQIKERVTMAPAFRLTTRPAVSGNMAKFTVDFSPEREGLQRLHFLPVPKPPEIDISGCIIGDNNITVAWRPAGDGDGDSVSGPIKCFDLEYQKTNHDSSLKAAGEGCWEKICDITESQFTISGLKFDSRFVVIRVRAKNKMAAGEFSDSVTLETRAYNFGFEASTAHAELKVHGDTVTWEPQGVKGHDPRLRVKETKSSRCATPSPNKTAGSRAGRDRFAGESYTVLGDQEMTEGCHYWELRPLADWKSFSVGVAYQASLGRFDQLGKSAGSWCLHASQWLQTSLAAKHNNRAKALEWPLPQRIGIYCNYDNGDLSFIDVDRLRLLHSFKTKFSQPLVPAFTVWCGGITIATGLQVPSFMGNFLSTNRSLSDLSQ